A window of Shewanella mesophila contains these coding sequences:
- the gshA gene encoding glutamate--cysteine ligase, with translation MNSFNEVIGLLDNEQGRDALNGMFRGIEREALRIEPSGHLATDKHPDSLGAALTNSRITTDYSESLLEFITPVHQNIDTLLTDLTQTHAFTVRNLGKQQLWPVSMPCYVGDVADIPIADYGSSNTGQLKRLYRKGLTYRYGAQMQIISGVHFNFSVSDSLWDRLYEASDKRLSRCDFISESYFGLIRNYRRLVWVLPYLFGASPALCGSFIKDQKTDLAFEKLGKGTLYLPYATSLRMSDLGYTNKEQERLNISYNSLAEYLEGINAAINMPSTHFEQIGVKVDGEYRQLNANVLQIENEFYSPIRAKRVGLNGEKPSEALARAGVEYIEVRALDVNPFSPVGIDADQVRFLDLFLLHCLLSPSAKTDPQGEREISQNLNAVIIEGRKPGLSLSRQGHSISIKTWLNELFDELSAIAKLLDGDQRDYQQALSHWRVAVEDPSQTLSGKILAELLSSQIDHSYWVKNLAQRYYEQLLDYPLTPEVEQDYVRAADNSLQAQAQMEAESTVSFEQYLVDYFAKDAAEIEHVG, from the coding sequence TTGAACTCTTTCAATGAAGTTATTGGCCTACTCGATAACGAGCAGGGACGAGATGCGCTAAATGGGATGTTTAGAGGAATAGAGCGTGAAGCACTGCGCATCGAACCATCAGGACATCTTGCAACGGACAAGCATCCAGATAGTTTAGGTGCGGCGCTAACGAATTCGCGCATCACCACAGACTACAGCGAGTCGTTGTTAGAATTTATAACGCCAGTGCATCAAAATATTGATACTTTGTTGACAGATTTGACTCAGACCCATGCGTTTACTGTACGTAACTTAGGTAAACAGCAGTTGTGGCCAGTGAGCATGCCTTGTTATGTCGGCGACGTGGCCGACATTCCTATTGCTGACTACGGCAGTTCTAATACGGGACAGTTAAAGCGTTTATATCGCAAGGGATTGACTTACCGTTACGGCGCGCAGATGCAGATCATCTCAGGTGTGCATTTTAACTTTTCGGTGTCTGATTCATTATGGGATCGTTTATATGAAGCGTCCGATAAACGTCTAAGTCGTTGTGATTTTATCTCTGAATCCTATTTTGGTTTGATTCGCAACTATCGCCGCCTGGTATGGGTGTTACCCTATCTTTTTGGCGCGTCACCTGCACTTTGTGGCTCATTTATTAAGGATCAAAAAACCGATTTAGCGTTTGAAAAGCTAGGTAAGGGGACGCTTTATCTTCCCTACGCCACATCGCTTCGTATGAGCGATTTGGGGTATACCAATAAAGAGCAAGAGCGCTTAAATATCAGCTATAACTCCCTTGCTGAGTACCTCGAAGGGATAAACGCAGCAATTAACATGCCTTCAACCCATTTTGAACAGATCGGGGTCAAGGTCGATGGCGAATATCGTCAGCTTAATGCTAATGTGCTGCAAATTGAAAACGAATTTTACTCCCCCATCCGGGCTAAACGAGTAGGTCTCAATGGCGAGAAACCATCCGAAGCGTTAGCGCGAGCTGGAGTCGAATATATTGAGGTTCGGGCATTAGATGTTAACCCATTTAGTCCAGTTGGTATTGATGCCGATCAGGTTCGTTTTCTCGATCTGTTTTTATTACATTGCTTGCTCAGTCCATCAGCAAAAACCGATCCTCAAGGTGAGCGAGAGATTAGCCAGAACCTTAACGCCGTTATTATTGAAGGACGTAAGCCTGGGTTGAGCTTGAGCCGCCAAGGCCACTCTATATCGATTAAGACATGGTTAAATGAACTTTTTGATGAGCTGAGTGCAATTGCAAAATTGCTCGATGGTGATCAGCGAGACTATCAGCAGGCACTTTCTCATTGGAGAGTGGCAGTTGAAGATCCGTCTCAAACACTGTCGGGTAAAATCTTGGCTGAACTATTATCAAGCCAGATTGATCATAGTTATTGGGTTAAAAATCTCGCCCAGCGTTATTATGAGCAGCTGCTTGATTACCCGCTAACGCCTGAAGTTGAGCAGGATTATGTCCGTGCCGCAGACAACTCCTTGCAAGCACAAGCCCAAATGGAAGCGGAGTCGACGGTAAGTTTTGAGCAGTATTTAGTCGATTATTTTGCCAAAGACGCTGCAGAAATAGAGCATGTTGGATGA
- the purE gene encoding 5-(carboxyamino)imidazole ribonucleotide mutase has protein sequence MTKPFVAVLMGSDSDLPTMQATLDVLKTFGIQFEAKVTSAHRTPAATHAYVTDAEARGCKVFICAAGLAAHLAGAVAGITTRPVIGVPVDCGPLQGHDALLSTVMMPGGVPVATVAIGSAGAKNAGYLAAQMLAVGDDALAVAVKEERAKSAEAVQAKDAKLQEKLANA, from the coding sequence ATGACTAAGCCATTTGTTGCTGTATTAATGGGATCTGATTCTGATTTACCCACGATGCAAGCTACCTTAGATGTACTCAAAACCTTCGGTATTCAATTTGAAGCAAAAGTCACGTCAGCTCATCGTACTCCAGCGGCGACGCATGCCTATGTTACTGACGCTGAAGCACGTGGCTGTAAAGTCTTTATATGTGCAGCGGGTCTAGCGGCTCATCTAGCGGGTGCTGTTGCAGGGATCACGACTCGTCCCGTTATTGGTGTGCCAGTTGACTGCGGTCCATTGCAAGGCCATGACGCACTATTATCAACAGTAATGATGCCTGGCGGCGTGCCTGTTGCAACGGTGGCTATTGGTAGTGCTGGTGCTAAAAACGCAGGTTACCTTGCAGCGCAGATGCTAGCTGTTGGTGATGATGCCTTGGCTGTAGCAGTTAAGGAGGAACGTGCTAAGTCTGCTGAAGCCGTTCAAGCAAAAGATGCTAAGCTACAAGAAAAGCTTGCTAACGCATAA
- a CDS encoding sigma-70 family RNA polymerase sigma factor: protein MHQYAQGDHKAFEQLYSKHKGPLYRYFVRQIGDKTLAEDLYQETWGRVIKAASSYQSQAKFTTWLYRIAHNLLIDHVRALKPVDNFSDVFAEGQDSDAVLPSDNSSPHAYAEEQIKASLLKRCIALLPQVQKEAFLLNIEMGFTAAAIAEIAGVGLEAVKSRIRYANQGLRECVSAKWQDQSDER, encoded by the coding sequence ATGCATCAATATGCCCAAGGTGACCACAAAGCGTTTGAGCAGTTATATAGTAAACACAAAGGACCGCTGTATCGCTATTTTGTGCGTCAGATTGGTGATAAGACCTTGGCAGAAGACCTTTATCAAGAGACTTGGGGGCGAGTGATTAAGGCGGCATCTAGTTATCAAAGTCAGGCCAAATTTACCACTTGGCTGTATCGAATAGCTCATAACTTGTTGATCGATCATGTACGGGCGCTAAAACCTGTCGATAACTTTAGTGATGTGTTTGCAGAGGGACAAGACAGTGATGCCGTGTTACCCAGTGACAACAGCTCCCCACATGCTTATGCCGAAGAGCAGATTAAAGCCAGTTTGCTAAAACGCTGTATTGCATTGCTGCCCCAGGTACAGAAAGAGGCTTTCCTACTGAACATAGAAATGGGCTTTACGGCGGCCGCTATTGCTGAGATCGCAGGAGTCGGCCTTGAAGCGGTCAAGAGTCGAATTCGCTACGCAAACCAAGGGCTAAGAGAGTGTGTTAGCGCTAAATGGCAGGATCAAAGTGATGAAAGATAA
- a CDS encoding response regulator, giving the protein MHLKTSAITLGLVDDQKLIRQGIASLLSLSDKVNIVWQAENGRDAINALEQQPVQLILSDIRMPVLDGIEMLKIIRAKPSAVPIIMLTTFDDNALFVASIKYGANGFLLKDVSLDKLITAIIRVANGGYLIETDILNQIIKQPGTQIDTGSLGSMDISEREKEILTLMAGGYANKEIATAVYLAEGTVKNHISNILIKLGSRDRTQAVVKALQLAII; this is encoded by the coding sequence ATGCACTTAAAAACTAGCGCTATTACCCTTGGATTAGTCGACGATCAAAAACTCATCAGGCAAGGCATTGCGAGCCTGCTCTCTTTGTCTGATAAGGTGAATATTGTGTGGCAGGCTGAAAATGGCCGAGACGCCATTAACGCACTTGAGCAACAGCCAGTCCAACTGATATTAAGCGATATTCGCATGCCCGTTTTGGATGGCATCGAAATGCTAAAAATCATCCGCGCAAAACCCTCAGCAGTTCCGATTATTATGCTGACCACCTTTGACGATAACGCGCTATTTGTTGCCAGTATTAAATATGGCGCTAATGGTTTTTTGCTTAAAGATGTCTCCTTAGACAAGCTTATTACGGCCATAATCCGAGTCGCTAATGGCGGCTACCTTATTGAAACAGATATTTTAAATCAGATAATCAAACAACCGGGTACTCAAATTGATACGGGTTCGCTTGGCAGTATGGATATCAGTGAGAGAGAAAAGGAGATTTTAACCTTAATGGCTGGCGGCTATGCCAATAAAGAGATTGCCACTGCGGTGTATCTTGCCGAAGGCACGGTTAAAAATCACATCTCAAACATTTTAATCAAACTAGGTAGTCGTGATAGGACTCAGGCGGTGGTCAAAGCCTTACAACTGGCGATTATATAA
- a CDS encoding DUF2141 domain-containing protein: MKNIIQCSTVSALMLAMSLSPAAYADDLTLTIDNIALEQGKLLVALFSGEASYNSGQHAIASMMKPVTAHQHALVFTDLKPGEYAIKVIHDENDNNKLDSNFLGVPSEGYGFSNNAGEFGPASYQQAKFSLNGDTTITIHVR, from the coding sequence ATGAAAAACATCATTCAATGCAGCACTGTTTCAGCACTCATGCTTGCGATGAGTTTAAGCCCCGCTGCTTATGCCGATGATCTGACATTAACGATTGACAACATCGCTTTGGAGCAGGGAAAACTGCTGGTGGCGTTATTTAGTGGCGAAGCGTCGTATAACAGCGGCCAGCACGCCATAGCATCGATGATGAAACCTGTGACCGCACATCAGCATGCTTTAGTCTTTACCGATTTAAAACCAGGAGAGTATGCCATCAAAGTGATTCATGATGAAAATGATAACAATAAGTTAGACAGTAATTTCCTTGGCGTGCCGAGTGAGGGATACGGCTTTAGTAACAATGCAGGGGAATTTGGGCCAGCAAGTTATCAACAAGCTAAGTTTTCCCTGAATGGTGATACCACAATTACGATTCACGTGCGCTAG
- a CDS encoding carotenoid oxygenase family protein, translating into MLNRRQFIGSSLALMATAAWGKMADTVLALDNQSVLAKQPWASAFAGVQQDFAPLEMQVSGLWPKALQGSLYRNGPSMMRRGDVSYQHWFDGDGMVQQFSIGAEGISHKGKFVRTKKFQTEQQAGKFRYNTAGTVISDALPIRNNDDMNVANTSVIPWKGELLALWEAGSPYRIDLNTLDTIGVKDFGEKFKQLPFSAHPLPDGNGGMWNFGSWYVDGSASLLVYQVSGADQLERIELIELPQASYLHAFTQSQSKLIFYVSSCVYQRGQSYIDSFRWQPELGAKLLIIDKADFTKRQWADLPAGFAFHFGGATEVDNILSVQICLYPDAGILLNGMSSLMTGEQKERSSDAELVTISLGLSASSQQGSPSNLAQIHRSGVNMEFPQFDARVTQTLPSVYGIGASKQSESGLSDTLYQLQSGVMTGSYYFGESKIIEEPLFIPKEEAGEGYLLMTWLDYQCNQSGLSLFDCQHIAAGPIAEATMERALPLGFHGCFI; encoded by the coding sequence ATGTTGAACAGACGACAATTTATTGGCTCATCGTTAGCGTTAATGGCGACAGCGGCTTGGGGGAAGATGGCCGATACAGTACTCGCACTCGACAATCAGTCTGTGCTTGCCAAGCAACCTTGGGCCTCAGCCTTCGCTGGCGTCCAGCAAGACTTTGCTCCACTTGAGATGCAAGTCTCAGGGTTATGGCCTAAAGCGCTGCAAGGGAGCCTGTATCGTAACGGTCCCTCAATGATGCGTCGTGGCGATGTCAGTTATCAGCATTGGTTTGATGGTGATGGAATGGTGCAACAGTTTTCTATTGGCGCAGAGGGAATTAGTCATAAAGGTAAGTTTGTTCGAACCAAAAAATTCCAAACTGAGCAGCAAGCGGGGAAGTTTCGCTATAACACTGCAGGAACAGTGATCTCCGATGCGCTGCCTATTCGCAATAACGATGATATGAATGTCGCCAATACTAGCGTTATTCCATGGAAGGGCGAACTTTTGGCGTTGTGGGAAGCGGGTTCACCTTACCGAATCGATCTTAATACCTTGGATACTATCGGTGTTAAAGACTTTGGTGAAAAATTTAAACAGTTACCCTTTTCTGCTCACCCTCTACCAGACGGCAATGGTGGAATGTGGAACTTTGGTAGTTGGTATGTGGATGGTAGTGCATCGCTATTGGTATATCAGGTTTCAGGTGCCGACCAATTGGAGCGCATCGAACTTATCGAATTGCCTCAGGCAAGTTATCTGCATGCCTTTACTCAAAGCCAGAGCAAATTGATCTTCTATGTTTCATCCTGTGTGTATCAACGAGGACAGAGTTATATTGACTCTTTTCGCTGGCAGCCCGAGTTGGGTGCCAAACTGTTAATCATAGATAAAGCCGACTTTACAAAGCGCCAGTGGGCGGATCTACCTGCGGGTTTTGCATTTCATTTTGGCGGAGCGACTGAAGTTGACAATATCTTGAGCGTACAAATCTGTCTTTATCCCGATGCTGGTATATTGCTTAATGGCATGTCTTCATTGATGACTGGTGAGCAAAAAGAGCGAAGCAGTGATGCTGAGCTTGTTACCATTTCGCTAGGGCTATCAGCATCGTCACAACAAGGTAGCCCAAGTAACTTGGCTCAAATACATCGAAGCGGTGTCAATATGGAATTTCCGCAGTTTGACGCTAGAGTGACCCAAACGTTGCCAAGTGTCTATGGTATTGGGGCTTCGAAGCAAAGTGAGTCGGGCTTAAGTGATACCTTATATCAGTTGCAATCAGGCGTTATGACCGGCAGCTACTATTTTGGTGAAAGCAAGATCATTGAAGAGCCGCTATTTATCCCCAAAGAAGAGGCGGGTGAAGGGTATCTGTTGATGACATGGTTAGATTATCAATGCAACCAAAGTGGCTTGTCGCTGTTTGATTGTCAGCACATTGCGGCAGGACCTATTGCTGAGGCCACCATGGAAAGAGCATTACCCTTAGGTTTTCATGGCTGTTTTATATAA
- a CDS encoding S41 family peptidase: MKLRHAFACCVLALGTVNSPFAISAQTLDNQGYYRSPALSGDTLVFTAEGDLWTQELHDAHARRLTSLPAEELGATISKDGQWVAYVANYEGASEVYVMPINGGVAKRVSYENSRVRVQGWTAEGQVLYATDNAFGPANYWVLRSVDPVSLRTQDLPLADAIEGVIDDAGEYLYFTRFGLQTTGDNAKVYRGGAKGELWRYQIGTQTEAKKLTTAHQGSVRQPMLWQGRLYFISDESGNDNIWSMTLDGESLQQHTQFNDWQVRGARLDSGRIVFQQGADIKLYDIAANTTKRLDIQLTSDFSQRREHWVNQPMKYATSATLSPAGDKAIITARSHVAVAGIDGSRLVEINLAGEHRVRNALMSPDSQWIYAISDASGEQEIWRYAANGSNEATQLTDDGKTLRMGLHLSPDGRYLAHDDYDGNVWLLDLKKGKNRKIITNGEGLGPYADLVWSKDSRFIALTKSEQGKLRPQVVLYSLKDDKSQALTTDKYESFSPAFSDDGQWLYFLSNRAFTATPSSPWGDRNMGPVFDKRGEIFALALTPEARFPFNKPNELTSKAADSKDEDEPKQTKVTWEGLSERLWQVPVQAGNYDSLKVTGKGLYVLDRAISANSAPSLKWIKFDALAPKVDTFAEDVASFALSADNSKLMLRSYKDGGSNLLIVDAGDTLPKDLSLAKVQTQQWQLAISPQLEWQQIFDDAWLMHRDSFFDKKMRGLDWQATRTKYQPLLDRLTDRHELNDIFKQMMGELDSLHSQVRGGDLPVDVEMAKGANLGARLEQTDNGVRIGHIYQADAELPSHASPLARVDVNARVGDIIVAVNGKSINSVADVAKYLRNQSDKQVLLTLKRDKKALKTLVVPVNNRTDAKLRYLDWVNHNVNKVTDASQGDIGYLHLYAMGSGDIASFAREFYANIDKKGLIIDVRRNRGGNIDSWIIEKLLRRAWMFWQPTQGTPNTNMQQAFRGHLVVLTDQLTYSDGETFSAGIKALGLAPLIGKQTAGAGVWLSGRNSLTDKGMARVAEYPQYAMDGRWIVEGRGISPDIEVDNLPLATFNGVDAQLNTAVSYLRDKLTQQGVEPLQAQPMASNGMAQDIK; this comes from the coding sequence ATGAAACTTCGCCACGCGTTTGCCTGTTGCGTACTTGCACTGGGCACAGTTAATTCACCTTTCGCTATATCTGCCCAGACTCTTGATAATCAGGGATACTATCGCTCTCCCGCCTTAAGTGGAGACACATTAGTGTTTACTGCCGAGGGCGATTTGTGGACCCAAGAACTCCATGATGCCCACGCCCGTCGCTTAACTTCATTACCTGCAGAGGAGCTTGGCGCGACCATTTCAAAAGACGGTCAATGGGTGGCGTATGTCGCCAACTATGAAGGTGCAAGTGAAGTCTATGTGATGCCAATTAATGGCGGCGTCGCTAAACGTGTCAGCTATGAAAACAGCCGAGTACGAGTGCAAGGTTGGACTGCTGAGGGGCAAGTACTTTATGCCACCGACAATGCGTTTGGCCCTGCTAACTACTGGGTGCTGCGCAGTGTGGATCCTGTGAGTTTACGCACTCAAGATTTACCGCTGGCCGATGCCATTGAAGGGGTTATTGATGATGCCGGCGAGTACCTTTACTTTACTCGCTTTGGTCTGCAAACCACGGGCGATAACGCCAAAGTTTATCGCGGTGGCGCTAAAGGAGAGTTATGGCGCTATCAAATCGGCACTCAAACAGAGGCAAAGAAATTAACCACGGCACATCAAGGTTCAGTTCGTCAGCCTATGTTATGGCAAGGTCGGCTGTATTTTATTAGCGACGAAAGTGGTAACGACAATATTTGGTCGATGACCCTTGACGGTGAATCGCTGCAACAGCATACCCAGTTTAATGATTGGCAAGTTCGTGGGGCGCGTTTAGATAGTGGCCGCATCGTATTTCAGCAGGGCGCAGATATTAAACTTTATGATATTGCGGCGAATACGACAAAACGACTCGATATCCAGTTGACCTCAGATTTTTCACAGCGTCGTGAGCATTGGGTTAACCAGCCGATGAAATATGCAACGTCCGCTACCTTATCGCCAGCAGGTGATAAGGCTATCATTACCGCCCGCAGTCATGTTGCGGTTGCAGGCATTGATGGTTCGCGTCTGGTAGAAATCAATCTAGCGGGCGAACATCGTGTCAGAAATGCCCTGATGAGCCCCGATAGTCAGTGGATTTACGCCATTAGTGATGCATCTGGTGAGCAGGAAATATGGCGCTATGCGGCAAACGGTAGCAATGAGGCTACCCAGCTCACCGATGATGGCAAAACGCTACGAATGGGTCTACATCTCTCACCCGATGGACGTTATTTAGCCCATGATGACTACGACGGTAATGTGTGGTTGTTGGATCTTAAAAAAGGCAAAAACCGCAAAATCATCACCAATGGTGAAGGATTAGGACCATATGCAGACCTTGTGTGGTCTAAGGATAGCCGTTTTATCGCCCTGACAAAGAGTGAGCAAGGTAAGTTACGCCCGCAAGTGGTGCTCTATTCCCTAAAGGATGACAAGTCACAAGCCTTAACCACAGATAAATATGAGTCATTTTCTCCCGCGTTTAGTGATGATGGCCAATGGCTATATTTCCTATCTAATCGAGCATTTACAGCAACGCCATCATCGCCCTGGGGCGATCGCAATATGGGACCCGTTTTCGACAAACGCGGTGAGATCTTTGCCTTGGCACTGACGCCAGAGGCACGCTTTCCGTTTAATAAACCCAATGAGCTAACGAGCAAGGCAGCAGACAGTAAAGATGAGGACGAGCCAAAGCAAACTAAGGTGACATGGGAAGGTCTCAGTGAGCGTTTGTGGCAAGTTCCTGTACAAGCGGGCAACTACGACTCACTCAAGGTGACTGGCAAAGGGCTCTATGTGCTGGACAGAGCGATCAGCGCCAATAGTGCCCCGTCCCTTAAATGGATTAAGTTTGATGCACTTGCCCCCAAGGTCGACACCTTTGCCGAGGACGTGGCAAGTTTTGCGCTGTCTGCCGACAACAGCAAGTTGATGCTTCGAAGTTACAAAGACGGCGGTAGTAATCTATTGATCGTCGATGCTGGCGATACACTGCCTAAAGATCTTAGCTTAGCAAAGGTGCAGACGCAGCAATGGCAACTAGCTATTTCTCCTCAGCTCGAGTGGCAACAGATATTTGATGATGCTTGGTTGATGCACCGAGATTCATTTTTCGACAAGAAGATGCGCGGCCTAGATTGGCAAGCAACACGGACAAAGTATCAGCCGCTGTTGGACAGATTGACCGATCGGCATGAGCTGAACGATATTTTTAAGCAGATGATGGGAGAGCTGGACTCGCTGCATTCCCAAGTGAGGGGTGGTGATTTACCCGTCGACGTCGAGATGGCAAAGGGAGCAAACTTAGGGGCAAGACTAGAGCAAACCGATAATGGCGTACGGATTGGGCATATTTATCAGGCCGATGCTGAACTACCGAGTCATGCATCGCCCTTGGCCCGCGTTGACGTTAATGCTCGGGTCGGTGACATCATAGTCGCGGTCAATGGCAAATCGATTAATAGTGTTGCCGATGTAGCTAAGTATCTGCGTAATCAGAGTGATAAGCAGGTGTTGCTGACGTTAAAGCGCGACAAGAAAGCGCTTAAAACCCTTGTTGTCCCAGTCAACAATAGAACCGACGCCAAATTACGTTATTTAGACTGGGTAAACCATAACGTGAACAAGGTTACCGATGCGAGCCAAGGCGATATTGGTTATCTGCACCTCTATGCAATGGGCTCGGGAGATATTGCCAGCTTTGCCAGAGAGTTCTATGCCAATATTGATAAAAAAGGTCTGATCATCGACGTGCGCCGTAATCGAGGTGGCAATATTGATAGTTGGATCATTGAGAAGTTACTGCGTCGTGCGTGGATGTTTTGGCAACCAACGCAGGGGACACCTAATACCAATATGCAACAAGCGTTTAGGGGGCATCTAGTGGTGTTAACAGACCAGCTAACGTATTCCGATGGCGAAACGTTTTCGGCTGGGATAAAAGCCTTGGGGCTTGCGCCCTTGATTGGTAAGCAGACCGCTGGAGCAGGTGTATGGTTGTCGGGACGTAATTCGTTAACCGATAAGGGCATGGCGCGCGTTGCCGAGTATCCGCAGTATGCGATGGATGGTCGCTGGATTGTCGAAGGGCGTGGTATTAGCCCCGATATCGAGGTTGATAATTTACCTTTAGCGACCTTTAATGGCGTCGATGCCCAGTTAAATACGGCGGTCAGTTATTTGCGAGATAAGTTAACTCAGCAGGGTGTGGAGCCGTTACAAGCACAACCTATGGCGTCAAACGGTATGGCACAGGATATTAAGTAA
- the hpf gene encoding ribosome hibernation-promoting factor, HPF/YfiA family: MKINLSGHHVDITDSIKEHVNQKFSKIATHFPTLISLDIIISKEHGEFQVELRTNYEGSRISASGTGDVMYPAIATAAKKLDAALKHRKGHLKADLHEKPVSTTPEIAHEIIQEMKLS, translated from the coding sequence ATGAAAATAAATCTTTCTGGTCACCACGTTGATATTACTGATTCAATAAAAGAGCATGTGAATCAAAAGTTTTCCAAGATCGCAACACATTTTCCAACGCTAATTTCACTCGACATTATCATTTCTAAAGAGCACGGGGAGTTTCAAGTCGAGTTACGAACTAATTATGAAGGTAGCCGGATTTCTGCATCAGGTACTGGTGATGTGATGTATCCTGCTATTGCGACCGCAGCCAAGAAGCTTGATGCGGCGCTTAAACACAGAAAAGGTCATTTAAAAGCAGATCTCCATGAGAAGCCTGTGAGTACCACACCTGAAATCGCCCATGAAATCATCCAAGAGATGAAATTGTCATAG
- a CDS encoding sensor histidine kinase produces the protein MLQGRLTKESKMLLVAGVATWVLVAWLSLMQIDSQQHNTLLISLCFLLFLQLFLVVASKQLTRYQPKLVIPALACQAGLILLLFSQMPNGLMQILLVIWASLLPEYLSKRGAISSMLLINVLVFAIDTTQHQNSSALFTSLLYLAFQFFAYSSSQARINEAEARLRQEQLNQQLLATRSLLSQASQQQERLRIARDLHDILGHQLTALSLQLEVLGHMASGELLPHVEQSKSVAKELLYSVRKVVREQRGLSQLDLRQPLQSLITRLPGVSLTVQSNQLIESTALAQELLLILQEGISNAVRHGIADQLSLEMLKQGTSLTVKLVDNGRHQTAIVPGSGLKGMNERLIAFGGTATLTSNNATLTQDKVNRSGRCGYTLTIECIDA, from the coding sequence GTGTTGCAGGGAAGATTAACGAAAGAAAGCAAGATGTTACTGGTTGCAGGCGTTGCTACATGGGTATTAGTCGCTTGGTTATCCCTAATGCAAATAGATAGCCAGCAGCACAATACTCTGCTCATATCACTCTGTTTTTTGCTGTTTCTGCAGCTATTTCTGGTGGTGGCTTCCAAGCAGCTAACGCGATATCAGCCCAAATTAGTGATACCCGCACTGGCCTGTCAAGCAGGCCTCATCTTATTACTGTTTAGCCAGATGCCTAACGGTCTCATGCAGATCCTATTGGTCATCTGGGCCTCTTTATTGCCAGAGTATCTGTCTAAACGAGGTGCAATATCGAGCATGTTACTGATCAATGTGCTGGTTTTTGCTATCGATACCACACAGCATCAAAACTCCAGCGCCTTGTTCACAAGCTTGCTCTATTTGGCATTTCAATTTTTTGCCTACAGCAGCAGCCAAGCTCGTATCAATGAAGCCGAGGCAAGATTGCGACAAGAACAGCTTAATCAACAACTGCTCGCCACTCGCTCATTACTCAGTCAAGCGAGCCAGCAACAGGAAAGGCTGCGTATAGCGCGAGATCTGCATGATATTTTGGGTCATCAGCTCACTGCATTATCTCTTCAGCTTGAAGTACTTGGTCACATGGCATCGGGCGAACTACTACCTCATGTTGAGCAGTCTAAATCGGTGGCCAAGGAGTTACTGTACAGTGTTCGTAAAGTGGTGCGGGAGCAACGCGGCTTATCTCAGTTAGATTTACGTCAGCCATTGCAAAGCCTAATCACGCGCCTCCCTGGTGTATCATTAACGGTCCAGAGCAATCAGTTGATCGAATCGACCGCTCTGGCACAAGAGCTGTTATTGATATTACAAGAGGGGATCAGCAATGCCGTGCGCCACGGCATTGCCGATCAACTCTCGCTCGAAATGCTAAAACAAGGCACTAGCTTAACGGTAAAACTCGTTGATAATGGGCGCCATCAAACTGCTATCGTTCCAGGCTCAGGCCTTAAGGGGATGAATGAGCGTTTAATCGCGTTCGGCGGCACAGCCACATTAACCTCAAATAATGCCACATTGACCCAGGATAAAGTTAATCGTTCAGGCCGCTGTGGCTATACGCTAACCATCGAGTGTATTGATGCGTGA